A window of the Nibribacter ruber genome harbors these coding sequences:
- the rplF gene encoding 50S ribosomal protein L6: MSRIGKLPITLPQGVEVLVNQENLVTVKGPKGSLSAPVDTDIQVQVEDGVLTVTRPTEQKRHKALHGLYRSIINNMIVGVSTGYKIDLELVGVGYKATTQGQTLELALGYSHNIYVALPEEIKANAVTEKGKAPVISLEGIDKQLIGQVAAKIRSLRKVEPYKGKGIRFVGEVVRRKAGKTASK; this comes from the coding sequence ATGTCACGGATAGGTAAACTTCCCATCACGCTTCCACAAGGTGTTGAGGTGTTGGTAAACCAGGAGAACCTGGTTACAGTGAAAGGCCCTAAAGGATCGCTTTCTGCTCCTGTTGATACAGATATTCAGGTTCAGGTTGAAGATGGGGTACTTACTGTAACTCGTCCTACTGAGCAGAAGAGACACAAAGCGCTTCACGGTCTTTATCGTTCTATCATTAACAACATGATAGTAGGTGTAAGCACTGGCTATAAAATTGATTTGGAACTGGTGGGCGTGGGTTACAAAGCCACTACTCAAGGTCAGACTTTGGAATTAGCTCTTGGATATTCACACAATATCTATGTTGCTCTTCCAGAAGAAATCAAAGCCAATGCGGTAACTGAAAAAGGTAAAGCGCCTGTTATTTCATTAGAAGGAATTGATAAGCAGTTGATAGGCCAGGTAGCTGCTAAGATTCGCTCACTGCGTAAAGTTGAGCCTTACAAAGGTAAAGGTATTCGCTTCGTGGGTGAGGTTGTTAGAAGAAAAGCTGGTAAAACTGCTTCTAAATAA
- the rpmD gene encoding 50S ribosomal protein L30, translated as MAQVQITQIKSIIDRPERQKATMKALGLGKINKTVIKEFTPQIAGMVNHVQHLVAVKEV; from the coding sequence ATGGCTCAAGTTCAAATCACCCAGATTAAAAGTATTATTGACCGTCCGGAAAGACAAAAGGCTACTATGAAAGCCTTAGGTTTAGGGAAAATCAATAAGACTGTCATAAAAGAGTTTACTCCTCAGATTGCAGGAATGGTAAACCACGTACAACATTTAGTAGCAGTTAAGGAGGTATAA
- the rpsE gene encoding 30S ribosomal protein S5, with protein MSKLNIRSIKASEIELKERVVAINRVAKVVKGGRRFSFSAIVVVGDGNGVVGYGLGKANEVTDAIAKGIDDAKKNLVRVPLFKHTVPHAMEGKFSGGFVLIKPAAAGTGVIAGGAMRAVFESAGIKDVLAKSKGSSNPHNVVKATFDALSKMRDPLVVAQQRGISLQQVFNG; from the coding sequence ATGTCAAAGTTGAATATTAGAAGTATCAAAGCAAGCGAAATCGAGCTGAAAGAGCGCGTAGTTGCTATCAACCGTGTTGCCAAGGTAGTAAAAGGTGGTAGAAGATTTAGCTTCTCCGCCATCGTGGTAGTTGGTGATGGTAATGGTGTAGTAGGCTATGGTTTAGGTAAAGCCAATGAGGTAACCGATGCTATTGCGAAAGGTATAGATGACGCTAAGAAAAACTTAGTGCGCGTTCCATTGTTCAAGCACACTGTGCCTCATGCAATGGAAGGTAAATTCTCTGGTGGTTTTGTACTAATCAAGCCTGCTGCTGCCGGTACCGGTGTAATTGCTGGTGGTGCAATGCGTGCAGTATTTGAAAGTGCTGGCATCAAAGATGTTTTGGCCAAGTCAAAAGGATCATCAAACCCGCATAACGTAGTTAAAGCAACTTTTGATGCTTTGTCTAAAATGCGCGATCCGCTTGTGGTTGCTCAGCAACGTGGTATTAGTTTACAACAAGTTTTCAACGGGTAA
- the rplR gene encoding 50S ribosomal protein L18, with product MSFDKAKRRLRIRRSIRNKVTGTAQRPRLAVFRSNKFIYAQIIDDVNGVTLASSSSAKLEAVAGENKTGASAHVGRDIATKAQEKGITEVVFDRGGYLYHGRVKSLAEGAREAGLKF from the coding sequence ATGTCATTCGATAAAGCAAAAAGAAGACTTAGAATCCGTCGAAGCATCCGTAACAAAGTTACTGGAACTGCACAACGTCCGCGTTTGGCAGTTTTTAGAAGCAATAAGTTTATCTATGCTCAAATTATAGATGATGTTAATGGTGTAACCTTGGCTTCTTCTTCCTCTGCCAAATTAGAGGCTGTAGCTGGTGAAAATAAGACAGGAGCTTCTGCTCATGTTGGACGTGATATAGCCACTAAAGCCCAGGAGAAAGGTATTACTGAAGTTGTATTCGACAGAGGTGGCTATCTTTACCATGGTAGAGTTAAATCATTAGCTGAAGGGGCTCGTGAAGCGGGTCTAAAATTCTAA